From Camelus dromedarius isolate mCamDro1 chromosome 23, mCamDro1.pat, whole genome shotgun sequence, a single genomic window includes:
- the GBA1 gene encoding lysosomal acid glucosylceramidase isoform X1 yields MELSSPSREGRPKCQGRVGIIAVCLMGLLLFQAVSWASGARPCIPKSFGYSSVVCVCNATYCDSLDPLTLPDPGTFSRFESTRSGRRMELSLGNFQANRTGTGLLLTLQPDQKFQKVKGFGGAMTDAAALNILALSLPARNLLLKSYFSEEGIEYNIIRVPMASCDFSIRVYTYADAPDDFQLLNFSLPEEDVKLKIPLIHQAQELAKRHVSLFASPWTSPTWLKTNGKVNGKGSLKGHPGDLYHQTWARYFIKFLDAYAKHKLQFWAVTAENEPSAGLFSGYPFQCLGFTPEHQRDFIARDLGPILANSTHRDVRLLILDDQRLLLPHWAQVVLTDPEAAKYIHGIAVHWYLDFLAPAKATLGETHRLFPDTMLFASEACVGSKFWEQSVRLGSWDRGMQYSHSIITNLLYHVVGWTDWNLALNPEGGPNWVRNFVDSPIIVDITKDTFYKQPMFYHLGHFSKFIPEGSQRVGLVASKKNDLDTVALMHPDGSAVVVVLNRSSKDVPLTIKDPAMGFLETISPGYSIHTYLWRRQ; encoded by the exons ATGGAGCTTTCAAGTCCTTCCAGAGAG GGGCGTCCGAAGTGCCAGGGCAGAGTGGGCATCATCGCTGTCTGCCTCATGGGATTGCTTCTATTTCAGGCAGTATCGTGGGCCTCAG gtgcCCGCCCCTGCATCCCTAAAAGCTTTGGCTACAGCTCAGTGGTCTGTGTTTGCAATGCCACATACTGTGATTCTCTTGACCCCCTGACCTTGCCTGACCCTGGCACCTTCAGCCGCTTTGAGAGCACACGCAGTGGGCGCCGAATGGAGCTGAGTCTGGGGAACTTTCAGGCCAACCGCACAGGCACAG GGCTGCTGCTGACCCTGCAGCCAGATCAGAAGTTCCAGAAAGTGAAAGGATTTGGAGGGGCCATGACAGACGCTGCTGCACTCAACATCCTTGCCCTGTCACTCCCAGCCCGGAATTTGCTGCTCAAATCATACTTTTCGGAAGAAG GAATTGAATACAACATTATCCGGGTCCCCATGGCCAGCTGTGACTTCTCCATCCGCGTCTACACCTATGCCGATGCCCCTGATGACTTCCAGTTGCTCAACTTCAGCCTCCCAGAGGAAGATGTCAAACTCAAG ATACCCCTGATTCACCAAGCCCAGGAGTTGGCCAAGCGCCATGTTTCACTCTTTGCCAGTCCCTGGACATCACCCACTTGGCTCAAGACCAATGGGAAAGTGAATGGGAAGGGCTCACTCAAGGGTCATCCGGGGGATCTCTACCACCAGACCTGGGCCAGATACTTCATCAA GTTCTTGGATGCCTATGCCAAGCACAAGTTACAGTTCTGGGCAGTGACAGCTGAGAACGAGCCTTCTGCAGGGCTCTTTAGCGGGTACCCCTTCCAGTGCCTGGGCTTCACCCCTGAACACCAGCGAGATTTCATCGCCCGTGACCTGGGTCCCATCCTCGCCAACAGTACGCACCGTGATGTCCGTCTGCTCATACTGGATGACCAACGCTTGCTGCTGCCCCACTGGGCCCAGGTG GTGCTAACGGACCCAGAGGCAGCTAAGTACATTCATGGAATTGCTGTACATTGGTACCTGGACTTTCTGGCTCCAGCAAAAGCCACCCTGGGGGAGACACACCGCCTGTTCCCCGACACCATGCTCTTTGCCTCTGAGGCCTGTGTAGGCTCCAAGTTTTGGGAGCAGAGTGTGCGGCTGGGCTCCTGGGATCGAGGGATGCAGTACAGCCACAGCATCATCACG AACCTCCTCTACCACGTGGTTGGCTGGACCGACTGGAACCTTGCCCTAAACCCTGAAGGGGGACCCAATTGGGTGCGTAACTTCGTTGACAGCCCCATCATCGTGGACATCACCAAGGACACATTTTACAAACAGCCCATGTTTTACCACCTTGGCCACTTCAG CAAATTCATTCCTGAGGGCTCCCAGAGAGTGGGGCTGGTTGCGAGCAAGAAGAACGACTTGGACACAGTGGCACTGATGCATCCCGACGGCTCTGCAGTTGTGGTTGTGCTAAACCG CTCCTCTAAGGATGTGCCTCTCACCATCAAGGATCCTGCCATGGGCTTCTTGGAGACTATCTCACCTGGCTATTCCATTCATACCTACCTGTGGCGTCGCCAGTGA
- the GBA1 gene encoding lysosomal acid glucosylceramidase isoform X2 → MELSSPSREGRPKCQGRVGIIAVCLMGLLLFQAVSWASGARPCIPKSFGYSSVVCVCNATYCDSLDPLTLPDPGTFSRFESTRSGRRMELSLGNFQANRTGTGLLLTLQPDQKFQKVKGFGGAMTDAAALNILALSLPARNLLLKSYFSEEGIEYNIIRVPMASCDFSIRVYTYADAPDDFQLLNFSLPEEDVKLKIPLIHQAQELAKRHVSLFASPWTSPTWLKTNGKVNGKGSLKGHPGDLYHQTWARYFIKFLDAYAKHKLQFWAVTAENEPSAGLFSGYPFQCLGFTPEHQRDFIARDLGPILANSTHRDVRLLILDDQRLLLPHWAQVVLTDPEAAKYIHGIAVHWYLDFLAPAKATLGETHRLFPDTMLFASEACVGSKFWEQSVRLGSWDRGMQYSHSIITNLLYHVVGWTDWNLALNPEGGPNWVRNFVDSPIIVDITKDTFYKQPMFYHLGHFSSSKDVPLTIKDPAMGFLETISPGYSIHTYLWRRQ, encoded by the exons ATGGAGCTTTCAAGTCCTTCCAGAGAG GGGCGTCCGAAGTGCCAGGGCAGAGTGGGCATCATCGCTGTCTGCCTCATGGGATTGCTTCTATTTCAGGCAGTATCGTGGGCCTCAG gtgcCCGCCCCTGCATCCCTAAAAGCTTTGGCTACAGCTCAGTGGTCTGTGTTTGCAATGCCACATACTGTGATTCTCTTGACCCCCTGACCTTGCCTGACCCTGGCACCTTCAGCCGCTTTGAGAGCACACGCAGTGGGCGCCGAATGGAGCTGAGTCTGGGGAACTTTCAGGCCAACCGCACAGGCACAG GGCTGCTGCTGACCCTGCAGCCAGATCAGAAGTTCCAGAAAGTGAAAGGATTTGGAGGGGCCATGACAGACGCTGCTGCACTCAACATCCTTGCCCTGTCACTCCCAGCCCGGAATTTGCTGCTCAAATCATACTTTTCGGAAGAAG GAATTGAATACAACATTATCCGGGTCCCCATGGCCAGCTGTGACTTCTCCATCCGCGTCTACACCTATGCCGATGCCCCTGATGACTTCCAGTTGCTCAACTTCAGCCTCCCAGAGGAAGATGTCAAACTCAAG ATACCCCTGATTCACCAAGCCCAGGAGTTGGCCAAGCGCCATGTTTCACTCTTTGCCAGTCCCTGGACATCACCCACTTGGCTCAAGACCAATGGGAAAGTGAATGGGAAGGGCTCACTCAAGGGTCATCCGGGGGATCTCTACCACCAGACCTGGGCCAGATACTTCATCAA GTTCTTGGATGCCTATGCCAAGCACAAGTTACAGTTCTGGGCAGTGACAGCTGAGAACGAGCCTTCTGCAGGGCTCTTTAGCGGGTACCCCTTCCAGTGCCTGGGCTTCACCCCTGAACACCAGCGAGATTTCATCGCCCGTGACCTGGGTCCCATCCTCGCCAACAGTACGCACCGTGATGTCCGTCTGCTCATACTGGATGACCAACGCTTGCTGCTGCCCCACTGGGCCCAGGTG GTGCTAACGGACCCAGAGGCAGCTAAGTACATTCATGGAATTGCTGTACATTGGTACCTGGACTTTCTGGCTCCAGCAAAAGCCACCCTGGGGGAGACACACCGCCTGTTCCCCGACACCATGCTCTTTGCCTCTGAGGCCTGTGTAGGCTCCAAGTTTTGGGAGCAGAGTGTGCGGCTGGGCTCCTGGGATCGAGGGATGCAGTACAGCCACAGCATCATCACG AACCTCCTCTACCACGTGGTTGGCTGGACCGACTGGAACCTTGCCCTAAACCCTGAAGGGGGACCCAATTGGGTGCGTAACTTCGTTGACAGCCCCATCATCGTGGACATCACCAAGGACACATTTTACAAACAGCCCATGTTTTACCACCTTGGCCACTTCAG CTCCTCTAAGGATGTGCCTCTCACCATCAAGGATCCTGCCATGGGCTTCTTGGAGACTATCTCACCTGGCTATTCCATTCATACCTACCTGTGGCGTCGCCAGTGA
- the GBA1 gene encoding lysosomal acid glucosylceramidase isoform X3, with amino-acid sequence MELSLGNFQANRTGTGLLLTLQPDQKFQKVKGFGGAMTDAAALNILALSLPARNLLLKSYFSEEGIEYNIIRVPMASCDFSIRVYTYADAPDDFQLLNFSLPEEDVKLKIPLIHQAQELAKRHVSLFASPWTSPTWLKTNGKVNGKGSLKGHPGDLYHQTWARYFIKFLDAYAKHKLQFWAVTAENEPSAGLFSGYPFQCLGFTPEHQRDFIARDLGPILANSTHRDVRLLILDDQRLLLPHWAQVVLTDPEAAKYIHGIAVHWYLDFLAPAKATLGETHRLFPDTMLFASEACVGSKFWEQSVRLGSWDRGMQYSHSIITNLLYHVVGWTDWNLALNPEGGPNWVRNFVDSPIIVDITKDTFYKQPMFYHLGHFSKFIPEGSQRVGLVASKKNDLDTVALMHPDGSAVVVVLNRSSKDVPLTIKDPAMGFLETISPGYSIHTYLWRRQ; translated from the exons ATGGAGCTGAGTCTGGGGAACTTTCAGGCCAACCGCACAGGCACAG GGCTGCTGCTGACCCTGCAGCCAGATCAGAAGTTCCAGAAAGTGAAAGGATTTGGAGGGGCCATGACAGACGCTGCTGCACTCAACATCCTTGCCCTGTCACTCCCAGCCCGGAATTTGCTGCTCAAATCATACTTTTCGGAAGAAG GAATTGAATACAACATTATCCGGGTCCCCATGGCCAGCTGTGACTTCTCCATCCGCGTCTACACCTATGCCGATGCCCCTGATGACTTCCAGTTGCTCAACTTCAGCCTCCCAGAGGAAGATGTCAAACTCAAG ATACCCCTGATTCACCAAGCCCAGGAGTTGGCCAAGCGCCATGTTTCACTCTTTGCCAGTCCCTGGACATCACCCACTTGGCTCAAGACCAATGGGAAAGTGAATGGGAAGGGCTCACTCAAGGGTCATCCGGGGGATCTCTACCACCAGACCTGGGCCAGATACTTCATCAA GTTCTTGGATGCCTATGCCAAGCACAAGTTACAGTTCTGGGCAGTGACAGCTGAGAACGAGCCTTCTGCAGGGCTCTTTAGCGGGTACCCCTTCCAGTGCCTGGGCTTCACCCCTGAACACCAGCGAGATTTCATCGCCCGTGACCTGGGTCCCATCCTCGCCAACAGTACGCACCGTGATGTCCGTCTGCTCATACTGGATGACCAACGCTTGCTGCTGCCCCACTGGGCCCAGGTG GTGCTAACGGACCCAGAGGCAGCTAAGTACATTCATGGAATTGCTGTACATTGGTACCTGGACTTTCTGGCTCCAGCAAAAGCCACCCTGGGGGAGACACACCGCCTGTTCCCCGACACCATGCTCTTTGCCTCTGAGGCCTGTGTAGGCTCCAAGTTTTGGGAGCAGAGTGTGCGGCTGGGCTCCTGGGATCGAGGGATGCAGTACAGCCACAGCATCATCACG AACCTCCTCTACCACGTGGTTGGCTGGACCGACTGGAACCTTGCCCTAAACCCTGAAGGGGGACCCAATTGGGTGCGTAACTTCGTTGACAGCCCCATCATCGTGGACATCACCAAGGACACATTTTACAAACAGCCCATGTTTTACCACCTTGGCCACTTCAG CAAATTCATTCCTGAGGGCTCCCAGAGAGTGGGGCTGGTTGCGAGCAAGAAGAACGACTTGGACACAGTGGCACTGATGCATCCCGACGGCTCTGCAGTTGTGGTTGTGCTAAACCG CTCCTCTAAGGATGTGCCTCTCACCATCAAGGATCCTGCCATGGGCTTCTTGGAGACTATCTCACCTGGCTATTCCATTCATACCTACCTGTGGCGTCGCCAGTGA